Proteins encoded together in one Lathyrus oleraceus cultivar Zhongwan6 chromosome 5, CAAS_Psat_ZW6_1.0, whole genome shotgun sequence window:
- the LOC127085755 gene encoding G-type lectin S-receptor-like serine/threonine-protein kinase At4g27290: protein MQICKVLMLMLHTTFFFFIIPTLSIQYETLTTITPNDSIQGNETLVSSAGTFEAGFFNFADSQLQYFGIWYKTISPRTYVWIGNRDSPIQNSTPILKLTYQGTLVIVDDSGRIVWSSNLSTITEKPVLKPVLSLLDSGNLVVKDGEKILWESFDYPGDTFLAGMKLKTDLLNGHYRSLTSWKSIEDPSLGEFSYHIDVHGFPQLVTTKGKVLFSRGGSWNGCAFGGVSWLRNLKLFKFSLVFNDKEVSYEYETLKNETITRLWLNPSGFAQRLVWSDREGYWEIISTRPMDQCEYYSSCDANSICNITNSPRTCQCLEGFVPKYYEKWNSLEWSGGCVRRKRLNCTGDWFLKHSGVELPDTSSSWFDKSLSLEECEKMCLKNCSCSAYANLDVKSNSGCLIWFGKIRDLTKHIDQGQDIFIRLAASELDHRRNKWSFSNKKLAGALGGITLFIMILGLAAFTYIKRKKLAKPGMLKIFHMKCKREKEDVQLSTLFSFSTISKATNHFSDCNKIGQGGFGPVYKGILEDGLEIAVKRLSENSEQGEEQFKNEVMLMAKLQHRNLVKLLGCSIHQEEKLLIYELMPNRSLDYFIFDSTLKEKLDLAKRFQIIDGIARGLLYLHQDSRLRIIHRDLKTSNILLDNYMNPRISDFGLARTFRGDQDESKTNRLMGTYGYMPPEYAVHGSFSIKSDVFSFGVIVLEIISGRKNRNFYDHHHNLNLLGHAWRLWNEAKAQELMDDLFHGTTIPCEMLRCIHVGLLCVQQIPEHRPNMSFVVLMLNGEKLLPEPSEPGFYSRPVHHPIQVESSSRSCEDCSQNEASMSLLEAR from the exons ATGCAAATATGCAAGGTTCTCATGCTAATGCTTCACACTACTTTCTTCTTTTTTATTATTCCCACTTTATCTATACAATATGAAACTTTGACTACTATTACACCAAATGATTCTATCCAAGGTAATGAGACTTTGGTATCTTCTGCTGGAACTTTTGAAGCTGGATTCTTCAACTTTGCAGATTCACAACTCCAATACTTTGGTATATGGTACAAAACCATATCACCTAGAACCTATGTTTGGATTGGCAATAGAGATTCTCCGATACAAAACTCAACACCAATTCTGAAACTAACATATCAAGGAACTcttgttattgttgatgattcTGGAAGGATCGTATGGTCCTCCAATTTATCAACAATCACGGAGAAACCAGTATTGAAACCAGTCTTGTCGCTTTTAGACTCAGGAAACCTTGTTGTGAAAGATGGAGAGAAGATTTTGTGGGAGAGTTTTGATTACCCTGGTGACACTTTTCTTGCAGGAATGAAACTTAAGACAGATTTACTAAATGGTCATTACAGGTCTCTAACATCTTGGAAAAGTATTGAAGATCCTTCTCTTGGTGAGTTTTCTTATCACATAGATGTTCATGGATTTCCTCAACTAGTTACTACAAAAGGAAAAGTTTTATTCAGTAGAGGTGGATCATGGAATGGTTGTGCTTTTGGTGGAGTTTCATGGCTAAGGAATCTTAAATTATTCAAATTTTCTTTAGTATTCAACGATAAAGAAGTTTCTTATGAGTATGAAACTTTGAAAAATGAAACTATTACTAGATTATGGCTTAATCCATCAGGTTTTGCTCAAAGACTGGTATGGTCGGATAGAGAAGGATATTGGGAGATTATATCGACTCGTCCAATGGATCAGTGTGAATATTATTCAAGCTGTGATGCTAATTCTATTTGCAATATTACAAACTCTCCAAGAACATGTCAATGCTTGGAAGGTTTTGTACCAAAGTATTACGAAAAGTGGAATTCTTTAGAGTGGTCTGGTGGATGTGTTAGAAGAAAAAGGTTAAATTGCACCGGAGATTGGTTTTTGAAGCATTCAGGAGTTGAGTTACCAGATACATCTTCTTCTTGGTTTGATAAGAGTTTGAGCCTTGAGGAATGTGAGAAAATGTGTTTGAAAAATTGTTCCTGTTCAGCATATGCAAATTTAGATGTTAAAAGTAATAGTGGATGTTTGATTTGGTTTGGCAAGATAAGGGACTTGACAAAACATATTGACCAAGGACAAGATATTTTCATAAGACTTGCAGCTTCTGAGTTAG ATCATAGAAGAAATAAGTGGAGCTTTAGCAACAAGAAACTTGCAGGTGCACTTGGAGGAATCACTTTATTCATCATGATTCTTGGATTGGCTGCATTTACATATATAAAGAGGAAGAAGCTTGCAAAGCCAG GGATGCTAAAAATATTTCACATGAAATGCAAAAGGGAGAAGGAAGATGTGCAATTATCAACTCTATTTAGTTTTTCAACCATATCTAAAGCTACAAATCACTTTTCAGACTGTAACAAAATAGGACAAGGTGGTTTTGGACCGGTATACAAG GGCATATTAGAAGACGGTTTGGAGATTGCAGTGAAGAGGCTATCAGAAAATTCGGAACAAGGAGAAGAACAGTTCAAAAACGAAGTTATGTTGATGGCGAAGCTTCAGCACCGTAATCTTGTAAAACTTCTTGGATGCTCAATTCACCAAGAGGAAAAGCTTTTGATCTATGAATTGATGCCCAACAGAAGCTTGGATTATTTCATTTTTG ATTCAACATTAAAGGAAAAATTAGATCTGGCAAAACGATTCCAAATTATTGATGGAATTGCTCGAGGGCTGTTGTATCTTCATCAAGACTCTCGATTAAGAATCATCCATAGAGATCTGAAAACaagtaatattcttcttgataATTATATGAATCCAAGAATATCAGATTTTGGTCTAGCTAGAACATTTAGAGGAGATCAAGACGAGTCCAAAACAAATAGATTGATGGGAACATA TGGTTATATGCCACCTGAATATGCGGTTCATGGATCGTTTTCAATCAAATCAGATGTATTTAGCTTTGGTGTAATTGTTCTGGAGATAATTAGTGGGAGAAAGAACCGAAACTTTTATGACCATCATCATAATCTTAATCTTCTTGGTCAT GCATGGAGACTATGGAATGAAGCAAAAGCACAAGAGCTAATGGATGACTTATTCCATGGTACAACCATTCCTTGTGAAATGTTAAGATGCATTCATGTTGGTCTACTATGTGTGCAACAAATACCAGAACATAGACCAAACATGTCATTTGTAGTCTTAATGTTGAATGGTGAAAAATTGTTGCCTGAACCCAGCGAACCCGGGTTTTATTCCAGACCAGTTCATCATCCGATTCAGGTAGAATCATCTTCAAGAAGTTGCGAAGATTGTTCGCAAAATGAAGCATCTATGTCATTGTTAGAGGCGCGATAA